A stretch of Cicer arietinum cultivar CDC Frontier isolate Library 1 chromosome 5, Cicar.CDCFrontier_v2.0, whole genome shotgun sequence DNA encodes these proteins:
- the LOC101506424 gene encoding uncharacterized protein has translation MFPTYNKRAKVEVGGNNIPKSMVSFFIVMSSVSVKIWLSLYLETIPVITLLLPHAENSVFGIVVDSRSDNFLVDIKGPALPFLPVLAFEGGIRRNIPKFEAGTLLYVWVVKANPGMNPELSCTDGFSAHPHVQYMIH, from the exons ATGTTTCCGACCTACAACAAGAGGGCTAAAGTGGAAGTTGGTGGAAATAATATCCCAAAATCAATGGTTTCATTTTTCATTGTAATGTCATCTGTTAGTGTCAAAATTTGGTTGTCTTTATATTTGGAGACAATACCTGTCAT CACACTCT TATTGCCTCATGCAGAGAATTCGGTTTTTGGAATAGTTGTTGACTCCAGATCAGAT AACTTTCTTGTGGATATAAAAGGACCTGCGTTACCATTTCTACCTGTGCTTGCATTTGAAGGAGGAATTAGAAGAAATATACCTAAGTTTGAG GCAGGCACTTTGCTTTATGTGTGGGTTGTTAAAGCAAACCCTGGAATGAATCCTGAGCTGTCATGCACTGATG GCTTCTCAGCTCACCCACATGTCCAGTACATGATACATTAG